A single window of Theropithecus gelada isolate Dixy chromosome 9, Tgel_1.0, whole genome shotgun sequence DNA harbors:
- the NOC3L gene encoding nucleolar complex protein 3 homolog has product MKARRNKKQIPSFRKLIKTSKVKLENKLKNKQFKQQSTLKKYRKEQRKLRQAVKDAVSKKPIPLENPKEKRPGKRIEREEEEEEALPLDMMDEDDLQLMKDLGQRASFLTRDLSSSEPVHAKKRKHERIIDKYEKIPRALQTAPEKELIHLLPIKDESGIIPQTREKPVTDSNKDEEDQEEERELEEEITEDPIQELTIEEHLIERKKKLQEKKMHIAALASAILSDPESNIKKLKELRSMLMEQDPDVAVTVRKLVIVSLMELFKDITPSYKIRPLTEAEKSTKTRKETQKLREFEEGLVSQYKFYLENLEQMVKDWKQRKLKKSNVVSLKAYKGLAEVAVKSLCELLVALPHFNFHNNIIVLIVPLMNDVSKSISEMCCEAVKKLFKQDKLGQASLGVIKVISGFVKGRNYEVRPEMLKTFLCLRIKEVEVKKDTEDINKPKKFMTFKEKRKSLSRMQRKWKKAEEKLERELREAEASESAEKKLKLHTETLNIVFVTYFRILKKAQRSPLLPAVLEGLAKFAHLINVEFFDDLLVVLHTLIESGDLSYQESLHCVQTAFHILSGQGDVLNIDPMKFYTHLYKTLFKLHAGATNEGVEIVLQCLDVMLTKRRKQVSQQRALAFIKRLCTLALHVLPNSSIGILATTRILMHTFPKTDLLLDSESQGSGVFLPELDEPEYCNAQNTALWELHALRRHYHPIVQRFAAHLIAGAPSEGSGALKPELSRRSAAELFEAYSMAEMTFNPPVESSNPKIKGKVLQGDSFLNEDLNQLIKRYSSEVATELPLDFTKYLKTSLH; this is encoded by the exons agaagaaataaaaaacagatccCAAGCTTTCGCAAGTTAATAAAAACTAGTAAAGTCAAACTTGAAAACAAGctaaaaaataagcaatttaaaCAACAAAGCACTCTCAAGAAGTACCGAAAAGAACAGAGGAAACTAAGGCAAGCGGTGAAAGATGCTGTGTCTAAGAAACCCATTCCATTGGAGAACCCAAAGGAAAAGCGACCAG GTAAAAGGAttgagagggaagaagaggaagaagaagccCTTCCTTTAGATATGATGGATGAAGATGACTTACAGTTAATGAAGGATTTAGGACAAAGAGCATCTTTTCTAACAAGAGATCTTTCTTCTAG tGAGCCTGTTCATGCGAAGAAACGGAAGCATGAACGCATTatagataaatatgaaaaaataccaaGAGCTCTGCAAACTGCACCAGAGAAGGAACTGATTCATTTGCTTCCTATCAAAGATGAAAGTGGTATAATCCCACAGACTAGGGAGAAGCCAG TTACTGATAGTAACAAAGATGAAGAGGATCAAGAAGAAGAGAGGGAACTTGAGGAAG AGATCACTGAAGATCCTATTCAAGAGCTGACCATAGAAGAACATTTGattgagagaaagaagaaattacaggAGAAGAAGATGCATATTGCAGCCTTGGCATCTGCCATATTATCAGATCCAGAAAGTAAT attaaaaaattgaaagaattacGTTCTATGCTGATGGAACAAGATCCTGATGTGGCTGTTACTGTTCGAAAGCTAGTAATTGTTTCTCTGATGGAGTTATTTAAAGATATTACTCCTTCATATAAAATCCGGCCcctcacagaagcagaaaaatcTACTAAG ACCCgaaaagaaacacagaagttAAGAGAATTTGAAGAAGGCCTGGTTAGCCAGTacaaattttatttggaaaatctgGAACAAATGGTTAAAG ATTGGAAGCAGAGGAAGCTGAAGAAAAGTAATGTAGTTTCCTTAAAGGCATACAAAGGACTGGCAGAAGTTGCTGTGAAGAGCTTGTGTGAGCTGTTGGTGGCACTACCCCATTTTAACTTTCACAACAACATTATCGTATTGATTGTCCCTCTCATGAATGACGTGTCAAAATCG atatctGAAATGTGTTGTGAAGCTGTAAAGAAACTCTTTAAGCAAGATAAATTAGGCCAAGCTTCTCTTGGTGTAATTAAAGTGATTTCTGGTTTTGTGAAGGGCAGAAATTATGAAGTTAGGCCAGAG atgttaaaaacatttttatgccTAAGAATCAAGGAAGTAGAAGtgaaaaaagatacagaagacattaataaaccaaaaaaatttatgactttcaaagaaaagagaaaatctctATCAAGAATGCAGAGAAAG tggaagaaagcagaagagaaactAGAGCGAGAGCTTCGAGAGGCAGAAGCTTCAGAGAGTGCTGAGAAAAAACTTAAACTG CACACAGAGACTCTGAATATTGTGTTTGTAACCTACTTCAGAATATTGAAGAAGGCCCAGAGGTCACCTCTCCTGCCAGCAGTTCTAGAAGGTCTTGCCAA GTTTGCTCACCTTATAAATGTGGAATTTTTTGATGATCTGTTAGTAGTTCTTCATACTCTCATCGAGTCTGGT gacctAAGCTATCAAGAAAGTCTTCACTGTGTCCAGACTGCTTTTCATATTCTTTCTGGACAAG GTGATGTTCTGAATATTGATCCAATGAAATTCTACACACACCTCTACAAAACACTATTCAAATTACATGCAG GTGCTACCAATGAAGGTGTTGAGATTGTACTCCAGTGCCTTGATGTCATGCTAACTAAGCGCAGAAAGCAAGTTTCTCAGCAGCGAGCTCTTGCCTTCATCAAACGCCTTTGTACCCTTGCTCTTCATGTTCTTCCAAATTCAAGTATTGGCATTTTAGCAACTACCAGAATATTAATGCAT ACTTTCCCCAAAACAGATCTACTGCTTGACAGTGAATCTCAGGGAAGTGGAGTTTTCCTCCCTGAACTGGATGAGCCTGAATACTGCAATGCTCAGAACACTGCTCTGTGGGAACTACACGCTCTGCGG AGGCATTATCATCCCATAGTGCAGAGATTTGCAGCCCACCTGATCGCTGGAGCACCTTCTGAAGGCTCTGGAGCACTCAAACCAGAGTTGAGTCGAAG ATCTGCTGCTGAACTTTTTGAGGCATATAGCATGGCAGAAATGACATTCAATCCTCCTGTTGAATCTTCAAACCCCAAAATAAAG GGTAAAGTTTTACAGGGGGATTCATTTTTGAATGAAGATTTAAATCAACTAATCAAAAGATACTCCAGTGAAGTTGCTACTGAATTGCCTCTggatttcacaaaatatttgaaaacatcacTACACTAG